One Henriciella litoralis genomic window carries:
- the cobO gene encoding cob(I)yrinic acid a,c-diamide adenosyltransferase — translation MPTQQTHTDRMKALQAEQKKKTSEARDPGRGLVLVHTGNGKGKSSSAFGVIIRALGWKQKVGVVQFIKGKWVTGEKQFFMKFDDQIDWHTMGEGFTWDTQDRDRDVAAAESAFARAAEMMQSGEYDLIVLDEINIALRYDYLDIDKVLGALKARSNRTSVILTGRDAKPELCDYADLVSEMTEVKHPFKAGIKAQRGIDF, via the coding sequence ATGCCAACTCAGCAGACCCATACCGACAGGATGAAAGCCCTCCAGGCCGAGCAGAAGAAGAAAACGTCCGAAGCCCGCGACCCGGGCCGTGGTCTCGTCCTGGTTCACACTGGCAATGGCAAGGGCAAGTCAAGCTCGGCTTTCGGTGTCATCATTCGTGCGCTCGGCTGGAAACAGAAAGTCGGTGTCGTCCAGTTCATCAAGGGAAAGTGGGTGACTGGCGAGAAGCAGTTCTTCATGAAGTTCGACGACCAGATCGACTGGCACACCATGGGTGAAGGCTTCACCTGGGACACCCAGGACCGGGACCGTGACGTCGCGGCCGCCGAATCGGCTTTCGCCCGGGCCGCCGAAATGATGCAGAGCGGTGAGTATGATCTCATCGTGCTGGACGAGATAAATATCGCCCTGCGTTACGACTATCTCGACATCGACAAAGTGCTTGGGGCCCTGAAGGCCCGCTCCAATCGCACCAGCGTCATCCTTACGGGTCGCGATGCCAAGCCGGAGCTTTGCGATTATGCCGATCTCGTCAGCGAGATGACCGAGGTGAAGCACCCCTTCAAGGCAGGCATAAAGGCCCAGCGAGGTATTGATTTCTGA
- a CDS encoding TonB-dependent receptor plug domain-containing protein: MYKTALLSAAAIGIAMPGFAQQSDTEENKLAPIIVEGSRLDQTATEVGSSVSIISAEDLEKLDLDFALDAVATAPGVTINQNGTFGGSASVRIRGASSGQTLVLIDGVPVGDPSTTDGSFNFAYLDTANIDRIEVLKGPQSTLWGSDAIGGVVSITTKQPDDGFGGMAFAEYGSFNTLRGGASVEGANETGDFRLSASGISTDGISKADEENGNTEDDAYESTTLSARGGLNLPGDARLQASVLYNDAESEYDSFNGAAQGSVADGDEVTQNETLSGNVSLEVPLLDDRLDNLFLVGYSDITRENFTNGAQSYFAEGDRAIFRYQGTFEINDMNTLSVGAEREETSANGEDADTDSLFALYEFKPVDSLTLTAGVRNDDDSRFGSETTSRLAAAWNPTEQVTIRSSWGQGFKAPSIFQSTYICTFCGLTEPNADLKPETSEAFDIGVEWRSVDGRAEAGITYFDQDTENQIDFSYTAGYDNIALVESKGVELFGGYVLNDWLSVNGNYTYIDAEDGDGNELARLPQHSGNVSLAVDPEGPFSGAVLVRYNGDEANTNGTTLDGWTRVDLTGRYELNESVELYGRVENLFDEDYQQILGYGTPGLSGSVGLRLRY, from the coding sequence ATGTATAAGACGGCTCTGCTCAGCGCGGCGGCCATCGGCATTGCTATGCCGGGTTTCGCGCAACAATCGGATACTGAAGAAAACAAGCTAGCTCCGATCATTGTCGAAGGCTCACGCCTCGACCAGACAGCCACAGAAGTCGGGTCCAGCGTCAGCATCATCTCTGCTGAAGATCTTGAAAAGCTCGACCTCGACTTCGCACTCGACGCAGTGGCCACAGCGCCCGGCGTCACGATAAATCAGAACGGCACCTTTGGCGGTTCAGCGAGCGTCCGCATCCGTGGGGCCTCGTCAGGGCAGACACTTGTCCTCATAGACGGCGTCCCGGTTGGCGATCCTTCGACGACAGATGGCAGCTTCAACTTCGCCTATCTCGACACCGCGAATATTGATCGGATCGAGGTTCTGAAAGGGCCGCAGTCGACGCTCTGGGGCTCAGACGCCATTGGCGGCGTGGTTTCCATCACGACTAAACAGCCCGACGATGGTTTCGGTGGCATGGCATTCGCCGAATACGGCTCGTTCAACACGCTGCGTGGCGGCGCTTCCGTGGAAGGCGCAAATGAGACCGGCGATTTCCGGCTGTCCGCGTCTGGCATTTCGACCGACGGCATCTCCAAGGCCGACGAAGAGAATGGCAACACGGAAGATGACGCTTACGAGTCGACCACCCTGTCTGCAAGGGGCGGGCTAAACCTGCCAGGCGATGCGCGGCTGCAGGCAAGTGTTCTCTATAACGATGCCGAGTCCGAGTATGACAGCTTCAACGGCGCGGCTCAGGGAAGCGTCGCCGATGGCGATGAAGTCACGCAGAATGAGACTTTGTCCGGTAATGTATCGCTGGAAGTGCCGCTGCTCGACGATCGTCTGGATAACCTGTTCCTCGTCGGCTACTCCGATATCACCCGCGAGAACTTCACGAATGGGGCGCAAAGCTATTTCGCTGAGGGCGACCGGGCGATCTTCCGGTATCAGGGCACGTTCGAGATCAACGACATGAACACGTTGTCGGTCGGCGCTGAGCGAGAAGAAACCTCAGCCAATGGCGAGGACGCTGATACAGACAGCCTGTTCGCCCTGTATGAATTCAAGCCTGTCGACTCTCTGACGCTGACAGCGGGCGTTCGCAATGATGATGACAGCCGCTTCGGATCTGAGACGACATCCCGCTTGGCAGCGGCTTGGAATCCGACCGAACAGGTTACCATTCGCTCAAGCTGGGGGCAGGGCTTCAAGGCGCCCAGCATCTTCCAGTCCACGTATATCTGTACGTTCTGCGGCCTGACTGAGCCCAATGCCGACCTAAAGCCCGAAACATCCGAAGCCTTCGACATCGGCGTGGAATGGCGTTCGGTCGATGGACGGGCCGAAGCCGGCATCACCTACTTCGATCAGGACACGGAGAACCAGATCGATTTCTCCTACACGGCTGGTTATGACAACATCGCCTTGGTCGAGAGCAAGGGCGTGGAGTTGTTTGGCGGCTATGTCCTGAATGACTGGCTCAGCGTGAACGGCAACTACACATACATCGATGCCGAAGACGGCGACGGTAATGAGCTGGCCCGCCTGCCGCAACATTCTGGCAATGTTTCGCTCGCTGTCGATCCGGAAGGCCCGTTCTCCGGGGCGGTGCTGGTTCGCTACAATGGCGATGAAGCCAATACAAACGGCACGACACTGGACGGCTGGACCCGTGTCGACCTGACAGGGCGCTACGAACTCAATGAAAGCGTCGAGCTCTATGGCCGCGTCGAGAATCTGTTCGACGAGGATTATCAGCAGATCCTTGGCTACGGCACGCCCGGCCTTTCAGGCTCGGTCGGCCTGCGGCTGCGGTACTAG
- the cobT gene encoding nicotinate-nucleotide--dimethylbenzimidazole phosphoribosyltransferase, with the protein MMTTPNEDFQTSIQRALDSKTKPVGSLGRIEGLAAQLAKIQNTLLPIIANCQLTIFAGDHGMAAAGVSAYPQDVTRQMVSNFLAGGAAANVFARTLGVDVQVVDCGVAGEPMDHPALLSLRIGAGTANAINGPAMTGDERDQALANGRVIGAKGDHHAACFGEMGIGNTSSASLMAAKILGFPVGALVGRGTGLDGDGLQKKQALLETAAGRTPEKLHADTALMEYGGFEIVTMAGAMLGAAEAGKIVIVDGFIATAAALCARDIVPGCERSFVYAHRSAEAGHACVLDALDAKPLLDLDMRLGEGTGALLAWPLIQAAAAMLRDMASFDSAGVSGPA; encoded by the coding sequence ATGATGACGACGCCCAACGAAGATTTTCAAACATCGATCCAACGTGCCCTCGATTCCAAGACCAAGCCGGTTGGTTCGCTTGGGCGGATTGAGGGATTGGCTGCCCAGCTTGCAAAAATCCAGAACACCCTTCTGCCCATCATAGCGAATTGCCAGCTCACCATATTTGCCGGAGACCACGGCATGGCGGCGGCAGGGGTGTCTGCTTACCCGCAGGATGTCACCCGGCAAATGGTGTCGAACTTTCTCGCGGGTGGTGCGGCGGCGAACGTGTTTGCTCGCACGCTTGGCGTCGATGTGCAGGTGGTCGATTGCGGCGTCGCGGGCGAGCCGATGGATCATCCCGCTCTTCTTTCGCTTCGTATTGGGGCGGGGACCGCAAATGCGATCAACGGCCCGGCCATGACAGGAGATGAACGGGACCAGGCGCTGGCCAACGGACGCGTCATTGGTGCCAAAGGTGATCATCACGCGGCCTGCTTCGGTGAGATGGGGATTGGAAATACGTCCTCGGCAAGCCTTATGGCGGCGAAGATCCTGGGCTTTCCTGTCGGAGCGCTTGTCGGGCGCGGGACCGGTCTGGACGGCGATGGACTCCAGAAGAAACAGGCGTTGCTGGAAACGGCCGCCGGGCGGACACCGGAGAAACTCCACGCAGACACAGCACTAATGGAGTATGGAGGCTTTGAGATTGTCACCATGGCGGGCGCCATGCTCGGTGCGGCCGAAGCCGGAAAGATCGTCATCGTGGATGGCTTCATTGCAACCGCTGCAGCCCTTTGCGCGCGAGACATCGTGCCAGGCTGCGAGCGCAGCTTTGTCTACGCCCACCGCTCCGCTGAAGCTGGGCACGCTTGCGTGCTGGATGCGCTCGACGCCAAACCGCTCCTCGATCTCGATATGCGTCTGGGCGAGGGCACGGGCGCGCTGCTCGCCTGGCCACTGATCCAGGCAGCGGCTGCGATGTTGCGCGACATGGCGAGTTTCGACAGCGCAGGCGTCAGCGGTCCGGCATGA
- the cobS gene encoding adenosylcobinamide-GDP ribazoletransferase: MKDELAKLGLAIQFLTRIPLPIEPGYTPERMAGTPAYYPLVGAMIGGVCAGGFWLASLGLPAGVSVVIALGVGLLLTGAFHEDGLADTFDGVGGGLTRETALLIMKDSRIGTYGTAALVVVLLLKAAALAAMPGAVVIVALVAGHALSRLSAVLVIATSRYVREEGTGKPVAAGLSLGALCVACLTGALTIAFWSLLQPFSAILCGLGGLVIGHVLMRLVFEPKLGGYTGDTLGAVQQVSETGFYLGLLVWF, translated from the coding sequence ATGAAGGACGAACTCGCCAAGCTTGGCCTCGCCATCCAGTTCCTCACGCGCATCCCGCTGCCCATAGAGCCGGGTTATACGCCAGAGCGGATGGCAGGTACGCCTGCCTACTATCCGCTGGTTGGGGCGATGATCGGGGGCGTGTGTGCGGGGGGCTTCTGGCTTGCATCGCTGGGCTTGCCAGCAGGTGTCAGCGTCGTCATCGCGCTCGGGGTGGGCCTGCTCCTGACCGGGGCGTTCCATGAGGATGGTCTGGCCGACACGTTCGACGGCGTGGGCGGCGGACTAACGCGTGAGACAGCGCTCCTTATCATGAAGGACAGCCGGATCGGCACTTATGGCACCGCGGCGCTGGTCGTTGTCCTGCTTCTCAAGGCGGCTGCCCTGGCCGCCATGCCGGGCGCAGTTGTCATCGTCGCGCTGGTCGCCGGCCATGCCCTGTCGCGGCTCTCCGCCGTCCTGGTCATCGCGACCAGCCGCTATGTGCGGGAGGAGGGCACTGGCAAGCCGGTCGCGGCGGGCCTGTCTCTCGGCGCATTGTGCGTCGCCTGTCTGACCGGCGCGCTGACCATCGCTTTCTGGTCTCTCCTTCAGCCTTTCTCGGCCATACTCTGTGGGCTTGGCGGACTTGTCATCGGCCATGTGCTCATGCGGCTGGTCTTCGAGCCCAAACTCGGCGGATATACCGGTGACACGCTGGGCGCAGTCCAGCAGGTCAGCGAGACAGGTTTCTATCTCGGTCTGCTCGTATGGTTCTGA
- a CDS encoding ABC transporter substrate-binding protein: protein MSRLAILSFIGFGLAACGDPPTPQVKDGDRPMRIVSLDYCADQYVLKLADEEQVLAISPDAVKDFSYMREEAVGVPTVRPIAEDVLILKPDLVVRAYGGGPNAEAFFERAGVPVLTVGWTSNVDSEEVGSIPNLIQHMADGLGQSERGRQLVTDFRARLAAIDKRTNGETALYLTPAGVTTGPGAMVHEMLVSAGFENFEEQPGWRSIPLERLAYERPDVIAAAFFEQKTNHPDSWSPMKHPVAERQMDELTVVPLKGAWTACGGWFILDAIEALAEGGAS, encoded by the coding sequence ATGTCGAGACTGGCGATCCTTTCTTTCATCGGGTTCGGACTTGCTGCCTGCGGTGATCCTCCCACGCCGCAGGTCAAAGATGGCGACCGCCCGATGCGGATCGTCAGTCTCGATTATTGCGCCGACCAATATGTCCTGAAACTTGCCGACGAGGAGCAGGTTCTCGCGATCTCTCCCGATGCCGTGAAGGACTTTTCCTACATGCGCGAAGAAGCGGTGGGCGTTCCAACCGTGCGGCCCATCGCGGAGGACGTTCTTATCCTGAAACCCGATCTGGTCGTTCGTGCCTATGGCGGTGGACCGAATGCTGAAGCTTTCTTTGAACGCGCTGGCGTCCCGGTTCTGACTGTAGGTTGGACGTCGAATGTCGACAGTGAGGAAGTCGGCTCCATACCGAATCTGATCCAGCACATGGCCGATGGCCTTGGCCAGAGCGAACGCGGCCGCCAACTCGTAACTGACTTCAGGGCGCGTCTTGCTGCAATCGACAAGCGAACCAACGGCGAAACGGCGCTCTATCTCACGCCTGCCGGTGTCACGACGGGGCCCGGCGCCATGGTGCACGAAATGCTGGTCTCAGCCGGCTTCGAGAATTTTGAGGAGCAGCCCGGCTGGCGCTCCATTCCGCTCGAACGGCTGGCCTATGAGCGGCCGGACGTGATCGCAGCCGCCTTTTTCGAGCAGAAGACAAACCATCCCGATTCCTGGAGTCCGATGAAGCACCCGGTTGCAGAACGTCAGATGGACGAATTGACCGTCGTCCCGCTCAAAGGTGCATGGACGGCCTGTGGCGGCTGGTTCATCCTCGATGCCATCGAAGCGCTCGCCGAGGGAGGCGCATCGTGA
- the cobC gene encoding alpha-ribazole phosphatase, with amino-acid sequence MVLTLLRHTRVDVAPGTCYGVSDVALAASFVREVDALLPGLPEVDLVLTSPLSRCRRLAERIATHVIRPLSEDDRIREMDFGRWEGRLWNEIPRAEIDAWAADFLHARPHGGESVAMLRARALDALRDHRNNDGHTLIVTHAGVIKAALAAEETAAGYAMGIDFGGFVTLIY; translated from the coding sequence ATGGTTCTGACGCTGCTGCGCCATACCCGCGTCGATGTGGCACCCGGCACCTGCTATGGCGTAAGCGATGTCGCACTGGCGGCGAGTTTTGTCAGGGAGGTGGACGCGCTCCTCCCCGGCCTGCCGGAAGTCGACCTTGTCTTGACCAGCCCTCTGTCGCGCTGCCGGCGGCTGGCCGAGCGCATTGCCACGCACGTAATCCGGCCGCTCAGTGAAGATGACCGCATCCGTGAGATGGATTTCGGGCGGTGGGAAGGCCGTTTATGGAACGAGATCCCGCGCGCCGAGATTGATGCCTGGGCGGCGGACTTCCTGCATGCCCGCCCGCATGGCGGAGAAAGCGTCGCCATGTTGCGTGCCCGCGCGCTGGACGCCTTGCGCGATCATCGCAACAACGACGGTCACACCTTGATTGTCACGCATGCAGGCGTCATCAAGGCAGCCCTCGCCGCAGAGGAGACCGCCGCAGGCTACGCCATGGGGATCGACTTTGGCGGGTTCGTAACTCTGATCTATTGA
- a CDS encoding ABC transporter ATP-binding protein, translating to MAELVTRNLTVMAGKATLVREANLSLAKGELVALLGPNGAGKTSLLRSALGIETRAGGEAHLDGTDSERLSPMQRARKVAYLPQQRPLAWPNTVRDVVALGRFAYGAAPGRLNAADADAVNRAIDICDLGAFAERQTNTLSGGELARVHCARAFAAEAPLLVADEPVAALDPRHQFRIMDMVRQFVDNGGGALVVLHDIPLAARYADRMVWMKQAEIVADGSPEETLTAERMAEVYGVRARIDGRSVEIEGTI from the coding sequence ATGGCTGAACTCGTCACTCGAAATCTGACCGTCATGGCCGGCAAGGCCACGCTTGTCCGCGAGGCCAATCTATCGCTTGCGAAGGGAGAGCTCGTCGCGTTGCTAGGGCCCAACGGTGCTGGCAAGACAAGTTTGCTGCGTTCAGCACTCGGGATCGAGACGCGAGCGGGTGGTGAAGCGCACCTGGACGGTACGGACAGCGAACGCCTTTCTCCGATGCAGCGCGCGCGCAAGGTCGCCTATCTGCCTCAACAGCGCCCCCTCGCCTGGCCGAATACGGTCCGCGATGTCGTTGCCCTTGGGCGTTTCGCCTATGGCGCAGCCCCCGGCCGGCTGAACGCAGCTGATGCGGATGCCGTCAACCGTGCGATCGACATCTGCGACCTCGGTGCTTTTGCCGAGCGCCAGACCAATACGCTGTCTGGTGGTGAGCTGGCCCGGGTTCACTGCGCGCGCGCCTTTGCCGCCGAGGCGCCGCTTCTGGTCGCTGATGAGCCGGTGGCCGCACTCGATCCTCGCCACCAGTTCAGGATCATGGATATGGTGCGCCAGTTCGTCGACAATGGCGGCGGCGCACTCGTCGTGTTGCACGACATTCCGCTGGCGGCACGATATGCAGACCGGATGGTCTGGATGAAGCAAGCGGAAATCGTGGCGGACGGCTCACCAGAGGAAACGCTGACAGCTGAGCGCATGGCTGAAGTCTATGGTGTGCGAGCTCGGATAGATGGGCGGTCGGTGGAGATCGAAGGCACCATATGA
- a CDS encoding YceI family protein — protein sequence MTGLAAAILMAASCGQGTPEAGNAQQADARPVSATWSLDTAGSSIAFASIKAGELIESHTFAGLSGQISPDGEAEIDIPLDKVETKIDLRNERMREMFFETGTYPVATINASVDPEAFADLPVGGRTKAEITGELSLHGVEAPVYADVFVTRIGDARIEVASAEPVVVNVAEFNLDNGLERLREVAGLPSITPASPVTFTFVFEAEDE from the coding sequence ATGACAGGTTTGGCCGCGGCCATTCTTATGGCGGCAAGTTGTGGACAGGGAACACCGGAAGCTGGAAACGCCCAACAGGCCGACGCCAGACCAGTTTCAGCGACATGGTCGCTCGATACCGCAGGGTCGAGCATTGCGTTCGCTTCAATCAAGGCAGGTGAATTGATTGAAAGCCATACTTTTGCAGGTCTTTCAGGACAGATTTCACCTGACGGCGAAGCCGAGATAGATATCCCGCTCGACAAGGTCGAAACCAAGATCGACCTGCGCAATGAGCGCATGCGAGAGATGTTCTTTGAGACCGGCACCTATCCCGTGGCCACGATAAATGCCTCCGTCGATCCGGAGGCTTTTGCCGATCTACCGGTCGGTGGCCGCACTAAGGCGGAGATCACGGGCGAGTTGTCGTTGCACGGCGTGGAGGCCCCGGTCTATGCCGATGTCTTCGTCACCCGGATTGGGGACGCCCGCATAGAGGTAGCGTCTGCAGAGCCCGTGGTGGTGAACGTGGCCGAATTTAATCTGGACAATGGGCTTGAGCGGTTGCGCGAAGTGGCTGGATTGCCCTCCATCACGCCGGCCTCACCCGTCACATTCACTTTTGTCTTCGAGGCCGAAGACGAGTGA
- a CDS encoding FecCD family ABC transporter permease: MIQRFLVPGLVAASLLAVFVACLLGSTPLPAERVLAAFVGGAEIGDRLVVWQIRLPRAIAAFITGAALGISGAALQGLLRNPLAEPGVLGVSASASLFATFSLYYGLAVLSPWVLPISAIAGALAATALIALAAIRTRSVVTLILIGVGLSSFAGAAMSLLMNLAPNPFSLSDMINWMLGSVANRSFEEVGFAAPFLIVGAAILLASRRGLSALTLGEEAASGVGLNLRNQRILTVLGAGLATGGAVALAGAIGFIGIVAPHIIRPFVKHDPARSLIPSALLAGLILVLADIGVRLLPTSNELKLGVVAALIGAPAFVWIAMQRRALNG, from the coding sequence GTGATCCAGCGTTTCCTCGTTCCGGGACTGGTTGCTGCCTCGCTCCTCGCCGTCTTTGTGGCCTGCCTGCTGGGTTCCACGCCGCTGCCTGCGGAGCGTGTTCTTGCCGCTTTCGTTGGCGGAGCGGAGATTGGCGACCGCCTCGTCGTCTGGCAGATTCGTCTGCCGAGAGCGATCGCGGCCTTCATAACCGGCGCCGCGCTGGGGATTAGCGGCGCCGCCCTGCAGGGGCTGCTTCGAAATCCGCTGGCTGAGCCGGGCGTGCTGGGCGTGTCCGCCTCTGCGTCCCTGTTTGCGACATTCTCCCTCTATTACGGGTTGGCTGTGCTGTCGCCCTGGGTCCTGCCGATTTCTGCGATTGCAGGCGCGCTCGCCGCAACGGCCTTGATTGCCCTTGCCGCAATCCGGACCCGCTCAGTCGTTACTCTTATTCTGATCGGTGTCGGCCTCTCCAGCTTCGCCGGCGCGGCGATGAGCTTGCTTATGAACCTCGCGCCCAACCCCTTCTCCCTGTCGGACATGATCAACTGGATGCTGGGCTCGGTCGCCAATCGCAGCTTTGAGGAAGTGGGGTTCGCAGCCCCTTTCCTGATCGTTGGGGCGGCGATCCTGCTCGCCTCACGCCGCGGCCTCTCCGCGCTGACACTTGGTGAGGAAGCAGCCAGCGGGGTGGGCCTGAACCTGCGAAATCAGCGTATCCTGACCGTTCTGGGCGCGGGGCTGGCGACCGGCGGCGCGGTCGCCCTGGCCGGCGCGATTGGATTTATTGGCATTGTCGCGCCGCACATCATCCGGCCCTTTGTGAAGCATGACCCGGCCCGCTCGCTCATCCCTTCCGCCTTGCTGGCCGGGCTTATCCTTGTGCTCGCCGATATTGGTGTCCGCTTGTTGCCGACCTCCAACGAGCTGAAACTCGGCGTGGTTGCGGCCCTGATCGGGGCGCCGGCTTTTGTCTGGATTGCAATGCAGAGGCGCGCGCTCAATGGCTGA